The following coding sequences lie in one Eremothecium sinecaudum strain ATCC 58844 chromosome IV, complete sequence genomic window:
- the SIC1 gene encoding cyclin-dependent protein serine/threonine kinase inhibiting protein SIC1 (Syntenic homolog of Ashbya gossypii ABR240W; Syntenic homolog of Saccharomyces cerevisiae YLR079W (SIC1)): protein MTPATPPRSRSTRYSRDYEGIGSFLATPRRHIVEGGPNGGLITPGTVSGKPIMMVSGAQASDLKFQEDIRSPVRCFKSPEYTPRHGQGSRRRSIAHDTDLASTSRILFPMELTEGLIPSARLGRNPIGSCQQSVPNLLPPKSAGVFSSGVEEESGDSESDEVKESGTRELEQESCSYPVHTRKYAKQVPGTPTDKVITFQLAKDWNNNSAYMSSEEDDGHEDVNIKKVEIPNIFLTNEVTSVEVRKHRREQLLKENPNLDKSVTLVNKKGVVVGSRQLTPEEIEICKPKMLFEKELEEQRKATSVDK from the coding sequence ATGACACCTGCTACACCACCAAGATCGAGAAGTACGAGATACTCGAGGGACTATGAAGGTATAGGGTCATTTTTAGCTACACCACGTCGACATATAGTGGAGGGTGGGCCTAATGGGGGACTCATTACGCCAGGTACGGTTTCTGGGAAGCCAATAATGATGGTTAGTGGAGCTCAAGCGTCTGATTTGAAGTTTCAGGAAGATATTAGGTCACCTGTGAGGTGCTTTAAGTCCCCAGAATATACTCCGAGACATGGACAAGGTTCGAGGAGGCGGTCTATAGCTCATGATACGGATCTAGCTAGTACTAGCCGTATTCTGTTTCCAATGGAGCTAACTGAAGGGCTTATACCGTCTGCTAGACTGGGTAGGAATCCGATTGGGAGTTGTCAGCAGTCTGTGCCGAATTTGCTTCCTCCGAAGAGCGCCGGAGTGTTTAGTTCTGGCGTAGAAGAGGAGTCAGGCGATAGCGAGAGTGATGAGGTAAAAGAGAGTGGCACTAGAGAGCTGGAACAGGAGTCTTGCTCCTATCCAGTGCACACGCGAAAATATGCGAAGCAGGTGCCTGGTACTCCAACTGACAAGGTCATTACGTTCCAGCTTGCTAAAGATTGGAACAATAATTCTGCATATATGTCTTCTGAGGAAGACGACGGACACGAGGATGTTAATATAAAGAAAGTCGAAATACCTAATATCTTTCTAACGAACGAAGTTACTAGTGTAGAGGTAAGGAAACATCGCAGAGAGCAGCTTCTGAAGGAAAATCCGAATTTGGATAAGTCTGTGACGTTAGTTAACAAGAAGGGTGTTGTCGTTGGCAGCAGGCAATTAACACCAGAGGAGATAGA